A single Nostoc sp. ATCC 53789 DNA region contains:
- a CDS encoding AAA family ATPase produces MLTEVMEHFRLVKEFPKAGYYETDHQKQMFKDIKAAIHSGKLIAITGIIGCGKTTTLRRLFDVLEKEGKILVSKSLSVDKERATLPTLIAALFYDLSTDKEIKIPKDGEKRERELRDLIRKGKKSVALFVDEAHDLHYSTLTGLKRLIEVVEDGGGTLSVVLAGHPKLKNDLRRPTMEEIGYRATVFSLEGIVGNQREYIEWLVSECTISDTPIGEILEAEAIELLATRLLTPLQIEQHLTLALEAAYRVAVKPVTTVIVESVLSKQIDDLEPTLTRHGYDVRGLAEQFNAKPAEIKSLFRGQLDPTRARELQEQMLAAGLPL; encoded by the coding sequence ATGCTCACTGAAGTAATGGAACACTTTCGTTTGGTCAAGGAATTTCCCAAGGCTGGTTACTACGAAACAGACCATCAAAAGCAAATGTTCAAAGACATTAAAGCTGCCATCCATTCAGGGAAACTGATTGCCATAACGGGAATTATTGGGTGTGGCAAGACGACTACTTTACGACGCTTGTTTGATGTTTTGGAGAAAGAAGGTAAGATTCTAGTCTCGAAGTCCCTTTCTGTAGATAAAGAACGGGCGACACTGCCAACACTTATTGCTGCTTTATTCTACGATTTATCCACAGATAAGGAAATTAAAATCCCTAAAGACGGTGAAAAACGGGAACGGGAACTACGCGACCTGATTAGAAAAGGTAAAAAGTCAGTAGCACTGTTTGTTGATGAGGCTCATGACCTTCATTACAGTACCCTGACGGGACTCAAACGTTTAATCGAAGTAGTTGAAGACGGTGGTGGCACACTTTCAGTGGTGCTGGCTGGTCATCCCAAACTGAAAAATGATCTGCGCCGTCCGACTATGGAAGAAATCGGTTATCGAGCAACAGTCTTCTCCTTGGAAGGCATTGTTGGCAATCAGCGAGAATATATTGAATGGCTAGTATCTGAATGCACTATCTCTGATACTCCAATTGGTGAAATATTGGAGGCGGAAGCTATTGAATTACTTGCCACGCGGCTCTTGACACCACTACAAATTGAGCAACATTTGACACTAGCTTTGGAGGCGGCGTACCGAGTCGCGGTCAAACCTGTGACTACGGTGATTGTGGAGTCAGTTCTGTCAAAGCAAATTGACGATTTGGAACCCACTCTCACAAGGCATGGCTATGACGTGAGGGGCTTGGCGGAACAGTTCAATGCCAAGCCGGCTGAAATTAAATCGCTGTTTCGCGGACAACTTGATCCCACTCGTGCGCGTGAATTACAAGAGCAAATGCTAGCTGCGGGGTTGCCACTTTAA
- a CDS encoding HAD-IIB family hydrolase, which produces MNNSSSLSPLSSRFPLKSPSDLPSTKEIQSHKARLLALDIDNTLTDYKGRLSEHAIELIRKAQTKGIYVALVSARPSQGVDEVADLIGGNIYKISYLGAVIRDSLGNELQRLTLDIEVIRDIIRFADQNKLGLMVTIKETEYHTYQDRRESMTQRIAVSSLENVLSLDALPVLIGFKHDRSPSSLYEYCLKTYGKSMYFTEHINSDNDYRFVLASHPEAQKGNALFNLCKYMCVDPFQVIAIGDSESDISMFQVAGFSVAVANAHPNVHLAAKLSTPLPYGDGVAWSLQYLLDFCD; this is translated from the coding sequence ATGAATAATTCTTCATCATTATCTCCACTAAGTAGCAGATTTCCTCTAAAATCTCCAAGTGATTTACCTTCAACAAAGGAGATTCAGTCTCACAAAGCACGACTTTTAGCATTAGACATAGATAACACTTTAACTGATTATAAGGGAAGGTTAAGTGAACATGCGATTGAATTAATACGAAAGGCGCAGACAAAAGGAATTTACGTTGCACTGGTATCGGCTCGTCCCTCTCAAGGAGTTGATGAGGTTGCAGATTTAATAGGTGGAAATATCTATAAAATTTCATACCTAGGTGCTGTAATAAGAGATTCATTAGGTAATGAGCTTCAACGACTAACTTTAGATATTGAGGTAATAAGGGACATTATAAGGTTCGCTGACCAGAATAAACTCGGACTGATGGTAACTATTAAAGAAACAGAGTATCACACTTATCAAGACAGACGTGAAAGTATGACCCAAAGAATAGCTGTTTCCTCGCTGGAAAATGTTCTTTCCTTAGATGCTTTACCAGTCCTGATTGGCTTCAAACATGATCGTTCACCAAGTTCACTTTATGAGTACTGTCTAAAAACATATGGAAAATCTATGTATTTTACTGAACATATCAATTCAGATAATGATTATAGGTTTGTACTAGCTTCTCATCCAGAAGCACAGAAAGGTAATGCTCTATTCAATTTATGCAAATATATGTGTGTAGATCCTTTCCAAGTAATAGCAATTGGTGATAGCGAAAGTGATATTAGTATGTTTCAGGTAGCAGGATTTAGTGTAGCTGTTGCAAATGCTCATCCAAACGTTCATCTTGCAGCTAAACTTAGCACTCCTTTGCCTTATGGTGATGGTGTGGCGTGGAGTTTACAATATCTCCTAGATTTTTGTGATTAA